Proteins encoded by one window of Cannabis sativa cultivar Pink pepper isolate KNU-18-1 chromosome 4, ASM2916894v1, whole genome shotgun sequence:
- the LOC115712481 gene encoding uncharacterized protein LOC115712481 isoform X1 produces MALLGDDGRGYELARKLETCGVWRSWLGDSCYTNFFHFLSSPSTWEAFMRVDDSKSRAQIQLQLRVRALLFDKASISLFLRSDSSPSSLAISKLNPTYLQLHGDDVYFTLENSSSDGMAAVPPNGVATSKIQSKAFGIGSRYGESDNDNMHQRHRNEELPETWYNQFIENYRINRPYRLSLGDQESDKRTSDNMYTYLKFIEKHKKRCMAFKEDQYTGYGNLVGENSSYARPSSVSDGSNSDDEDLAFFPEIMFTFNSVPDSALPATGRVDEKHKIKFYGVLDTLPRAMTRSPVMIERFGINPYDSVEHGANSYHGKNGSGVNKKCLGQEQASQLSQQVVSRILKNMGFEGSTEVSIEVFSQLMSCHISKLGGILKVLADSYRKQCSAVEILKMFLQTVRCDFGSLAEHVKDGSRTSVQQSQQQVHGIPSQMMPQAQAALRLQQQMSRQMNPQMQQMVLPQNLGYQQQQHQLQQQQLQQKQLQQQQLQLQQQQQQQLQQQQQQQLQQQQQQQQLQQQQQQLQQQQQQQLQQQQHQQQLQQQQLERMRRRQPSTPRPGVDADKDRPMVQVKIEAASDLPIDSNSFNNFNNRNQQMQFRQQQMAAMSNFAMSNVHGQSSTQFRPMGSLQIPQMQTQYEALKNMGVPRAPPVKVEGFQELMGGDSTPKHESEENRLTSPPKHK; encoded by the exons ATGGCTCTCTTGGGGGACGATGGTCGCGGCTACGAGCTGGCTAGGAAGCTTGAGACTTGTGGGGTATGGCGGTCATGGCTCGGCGACTCTTGCTACACCAACTTCTTCCATTTTCTCAGTTCCCCATCAACATGGGAAGCATTTATGAGAGTCGACGACTCCAAGTCTAGGGCTCAGATCCAACTCCAACTAAGGGTCCGTGCCCTTCTCTTCGATAAAGCCAGCATCTCCCTCTTCCTCCGTTCCGATTCTTCTCCTTCGTCTCTCGCCATTTCGAAGCTCAATCCAACTT ATTTGCAGTTACATGGTGACGACGTTTACTTCACTCTGGAGAATTCTTCCTCAGATGGTATGGCTGCTGTTCCTCCCAATGGGGTGGCGACCTCTAAG ATACAATCAAAAGCGTTTGGAATTGGATCAAGATATGGGGAATCTGATAATGATAATATGCATCAAAGACATAGAAATGAAGAACTTCCTGAAACATGGTACAATCAATTTATTGAGAACTATAGAATTAACAGACCATATAGGTTGTCACTGGGTGACCAAGAATCAGATAAACGGACATCTGACAATATGTATACTTATCTTAAATTTATTGAGAAGCATAAGAAAAGATGTATGGCGTTCAAGGAAGATCAGTATACAGGCTATGGGAATCTGGTAGGAGAAAATTCATCATATGCGCGTCCAAGTTCAGTTTCAGATGGAAGTAACTCAGATGATGAAGACTTGGCTTTTTTCCCTGAAATAATGTTTACATTCAACAGTGTTCCTGATAGTGCTCTCCCAGCAACAGGTAGAGTGGATGAGAAACATAAAATAAAGTTCTATGGAGTTCTTGACACCTTGCCTCGGGCTATGACTAGGAGCCCTGTTATGATTGAGAGGTTTGGTATCAATCCTTACGACAGTGTGGAACATGGAGCAAATTCATATCATGGAAAAAATGGATCTGGAGTAAACAAGAAATGTCTTGGCCAAGAGCAAGCATCACAATTGTCTCAACAGGTAGTGTCCCggatattaaaaaatatgggGTTTGAAGGTTCCACTGAAGTTTCTATTGAAGTCTTCTCTCAGTTGATGAGCTGTCACATCTCCAAGCTAGGTGGGATCTTGAAAGTTCTTGCTGATAGTTACAGAAAACAGTGCTCAGCTGTTGAAATTCTCAAGATGTTCCTTCAAACTGTGAGATG TGATTTTGGATCTCTTGCTGAGCATGTCAAGGATGGTTCTAGGACTTCTGTTCAACAAAGTCAGCAGCAAGTTCATGGTATCCCGTCACAGATGATGCCTCAAGCTCAGGCTGCACTTCGACTACAACAGCAA ATGTCCAGACAAATGAATCCCCAGATGCAGCAAATGGTCCTCCCCCAAAACTTGGGTTATCAACAGCAGCAACATCAGCTGCAGCAACAGCAGCTGCAGCAAAAACAGCTGCAGCAGCAACAGCTGCAGCTTcagcaacagcaacaacaacagcttcagcagcagcagcaacaacagctgcagcagcagcagcaacaacaacagctgcagcagcagcaacaacagctacagcaacagcaacaacaacagctgcagcagcagcagcatcAACAACAGCTGCAGCAGCAGCAGTTAGAGAGAATGCGAAGACGGCAACCATCAACTCCTCGCCCAGGTGTGGATGCGGATAAGGATAGGCCCATGGTACAGGTCAAGATTGAAGCTGCATCAGATTTGCCTATTGATAGTAATTCCTTCAACAATTTCAacaatagaaatcaacaaatgcaGTTCAGGCAGCAGCAAATGGCTGCAATGTCAAATTTCGCAATGTCAAATGTCCATGGTCAATCCAGTACTCAATTTAGACCGATGGGTTCATTGCAGATTCCCCAAATGCAGACACAGTATGAAGCCCTAAA GAACATGGGTGTGCCGAGGGCTCCGCCAGTGAAGGTTGAAGGTTTTCAGGAATTGATGGGTGGCGATTCTACCCCAAAGCATGAGTCAGAAGAAAATAGGCTGACTTCTCCCCCAA AACATAAATAA
- the LOC115712481 gene encoding uncharacterized protein LOC115712481 isoform X2 — MALLGDDGRGYELARKLETCGVWRSWLGDSCYTNFFHFLSSPSTWEAFMRVDDSKSRAQIQLQLRVRALLFDKASISLFLRSDSSPSSLAISKLNPTYLQLHGDDVYFTLENSSSDGMAAVPPNGVATSKIQSKAFGIGSRYGESDNDNMHQRHRNEELPETWYNQFIENYRINRPYRLSLGDQESDKRTSDNMYTYLKFIEKHKKRCMAFKEDQYTGYGNLVGENSSYARPSSVSDGSNSDDEDLAFFPEIMFTFNSVPDSALPATGRVDEKHKIKFYGVLDTLPRAMTRSPVMIERFGINPYDSVEHGANSYHGKNGSGVNKKCLGQEQASQLSQQVVSRILKNMGFEGSTEVSIEVFSQLMSCHISKLGGILKVLADSYRKQCSAVEILKMFLQTVRCDFGSLAEHVKDGSRTSVQQSQQQVHGIPSQMMPQAQAALRLQQQMSRQMNPQMQQMVLPQNLGYQQQQHQLQQQQLQQKQLQQQQLQLQQQQQQQLQQQQQQQLQQQQQQQQLQQQQQQLQQQQQQQLQQQQHQQQLQQQQLERMRRRQPSTPRPGVDADKDRPMVQVKIEAASDLPIDSNSFNNFNNRNQQMQFRQQQMAAMSNFAMSNVHGQSSTQFRPMGSLQIPQMQTQNMGVPRAPPVKVEGFQELMGGDSTPKHESEENRLTSPPKHK; from the exons ATGGCTCTCTTGGGGGACGATGGTCGCGGCTACGAGCTGGCTAGGAAGCTTGAGACTTGTGGGGTATGGCGGTCATGGCTCGGCGACTCTTGCTACACCAACTTCTTCCATTTTCTCAGTTCCCCATCAACATGGGAAGCATTTATGAGAGTCGACGACTCCAAGTCTAGGGCTCAGATCCAACTCCAACTAAGGGTCCGTGCCCTTCTCTTCGATAAAGCCAGCATCTCCCTCTTCCTCCGTTCCGATTCTTCTCCTTCGTCTCTCGCCATTTCGAAGCTCAATCCAACTT ATTTGCAGTTACATGGTGACGACGTTTACTTCACTCTGGAGAATTCTTCCTCAGATGGTATGGCTGCTGTTCCTCCCAATGGGGTGGCGACCTCTAAG ATACAATCAAAAGCGTTTGGAATTGGATCAAGATATGGGGAATCTGATAATGATAATATGCATCAAAGACATAGAAATGAAGAACTTCCTGAAACATGGTACAATCAATTTATTGAGAACTATAGAATTAACAGACCATATAGGTTGTCACTGGGTGACCAAGAATCAGATAAACGGACATCTGACAATATGTATACTTATCTTAAATTTATTGAGAAGCATAAGAAAAGATGTATGGCGTTCAAGGAAGATCAGTATACAGGCTATGGGAATCTGGTAGGAGAAAATTCATCATATGCGCGTCCAAGTTCAGTTTCAGATGGAAGTAACTCAGATGATGAAGACTTGGCTTTTTTCCCTGAAATAATGTTTACATTCAACAGTGTTCCTGATAGTGCTCTCCCAGCAACAGGTAGAGTGGATGAGAAACATAAAATAAAGTTCTATGGAGTTCTTGACACCTTGCCTCGGGCTATGACTAGGAGCCCTGTTATGATTGAGAGGTTTGGTATCAATCCTTACGACAGTGTGGAACATGGAGCAAATTCATATCATGGAAAAAATGGATCTGGAGTAAACAAGAAATGTCTTGGCCAAGAGCAAGCATCACAATTGTCTCAACAGGTAGTGTCCCggatattaaaaaatatgggGTTTGAAGGTTCCACTGAAGTTTCTATTGAAGTCTTCTCTCAGTTGATGAGCTGTCACATCTCCAAGCTAGGTGGGATCTTGAAAGTTCTTGCTGATAGTTACAGAAAACAGTGCTCAGCTGTTGAAATTCTCAAGATGTTCCTTCAAACTGTGAGATG TGATTTTGGATCTCTTGCTGAGCATGTCAAGGATGGTTCTAGGACTTCTGTTCAACAAAGTCAGCAGCAAGTTCATGGTATCCCGTCACAGATGATGCCTCAAGCTCAGGCTGCACTTCGACTACAACAGCAA ATGTCCAGACAAATGAATCCCCAGATGCAGCAAATGGTCCTCCCCCAAAACTTGGGTTATCAACAGCAGCAACATCAGCTGCAGCAACAGCAGCTGCAGCAAAAACAGCTGCAGCAGCAACAGCTGCAGCTTcagcaacagcaacaacaacagcttcagcagcagcagcaacaacagctgcagcagcagcagcaacaacaacagctgcagcagcagcaacaacagctacagcaacagcaacaacaacagctgcagcagcagcagcatcAACAACAGCTGCAGCAGCAGCAGTTAGAGAGAATGCGAAGACGGCAACCATCAACTCCTCGCCCAGGTGTGGATGCGGATAAGGATAGGCCCATGGTACAGGTCAAGATTGAAGCTGCATCAGATTTGCCTATTGATAGTAATTCCTTCAACAATTTCAacaatagaaatcaacaaatgcaGTTCAGGCAGCAGCAAATGGCTGCAATGTCAAATTTCGCAATGTCAAATGTCCATGGTCAATCCAGTACTCAATTTAGACCGATGGGTTCATTGCAGATTCCCCAAATGCAGACACA GAACATGGGTGTGCCGAGGGCTCCGCCAGTGAAGGTTGAAGGTTTTCAGGAATTGATGGGTGGCGATTCTACCCCAAAGCATGAGTCAGAAGAAAATAGGCTGACTTCTCCCCCAA AACATAAATAA
- the LOC115712481 gene encoding uncharacterized protein LOC115712481 isoform X3: protein MALLGDDGRGYELARKLETCGVWRSWLGDSCYTNFFHFLSSPSTWEAFMRVDDSKSRAQIQLQLRVRALLFDKASISLFLRSDSSPSSLAISKLNPTYLQLHGDDVYFTLENSSSDGMAAVPPNGVATSKIQSKAFGIGSRYGESDNDNMHQRHRNEELPETWYNQFIENYRINRPYRLSLGDQESDKRTSDNMYTYLKFIEKHKKRCMAFKEDQYTGYGNLVGENSSYARPSSVSDGSNSDDEDLAFFPEIMFTFNSVPDSALPATGRVDEKHKIKFYGVLDTLPRAMTRSPVMIERFGINPYDSVEHGANSYHGKNGSGVNKKCLGQEQASQLSQQVVSRILKNMGFEGSTEVSIEVFSQLMSCHISKLGGILKVLADSYRKQCSAVEILKMFLQTVRCDFGSLAEHVKDGSRTSVQQSQQQVHGIPSQMMPQAQAALRLQQQMSRQMNPQMQQMVLPQNLGYQQQQHQLQQQQLQQKQLQQQQLQLQQQQQQQLQQQQQQQLQQQQQQQQLQQQQQQLQQQQQQQLQQQQHQQQLQQQQLERMRRRQPSTPRPGVDADKDRPMVQVKIEAASDLPIDSNSFNNFNNRNQQMQFRQQQMAAMSNFAMSNVHGQSSTQFRPMGSLQIPQMQTQNMGVPRAPPVKVEGFQELMGGDSTPKHESEENRLTSPPSK from the exons ATGGCTCTCTTGGGGGACGATGGTCGCGGCTACGAGCTGGCTAGGAAGCTTGAGACTTGTGGGGTATGGCGGTCATGGCTCGGCGACTCTTGCTACACCAACTTCTTCCATTTTCTCAGTTCCCCATCAACATGGGAAGCATTTATGAGAGTCGACGACTCCAAGTCTAGGGCTCAGATCCAACTCCAACTAAGGGTCCGTGCCCTTCTCTTCGATAAAGCCAGCATCTCCCTCTTCCTCCGTTCCGATTCTTCTCCTTCGTCTCTCGCCATTTCGAAGCTCAATCCAACTT ATTTGCAGTTACATGGTGACGACGTTTACTTCACTCTGGAGAATTCTTCCTCAGATGGTATGGCTGCTGTTCCTCCCAATGGGGTGGCGACCTCTAAG ATACAATCAAAAGCGTTTGGAATTGGATCAAGATATGGGGAATCTGATAATGATAATATGCATCAAAGACATAGAAATGAAGAACTTCCTGAAACATGGTACAATCAATTTATTGAGAACTATAGAATTAACAGACCATATAGGTTGTCACTGGGTGACCAAGAATCAGATAAACGGACATCTGACAATATGTATACTTATCTTAAATTTATTGAGAAGCATAAGAAAAGATGTATGGCGTTCAAGGAAGATCAGTATACAGGCTATGGGAATCTGGTAGGAGAAAATTCATCATATGCGCGTCCAAGTTCAGTTTCAGATGGAAGTAACTCAGATGATGAAGACTTGGCTTTTTTCCCTGAAATAATGTTTACATTCAACAGTGTTCCTGATAGTGCTCTCCCAGCAACAGGTAGAGTGGATGAGAAACATAAAATAAAGTTCTATGGAGTTCTTGACACCTTGCCTCGGGCTATGACTAGGAGCCCTGTTATGATTGAGAGGTTTGGTATCAATCCTTACGACAGTGTGGAACATGGAGCAAATTCATATCATGGAAAAAATGGATCTGGAGTAAACAAGAAATGTCTTGGCCAAGAGCAAGCATCACAATTGTCTCAACAGGTAGTGTCCCggatattaaaaaatatgggGTTTGAAGGTTCCACTGAAGTTTCTATTGAAGTCTTCTCTCAGTTGATGAGCTGTCACATCTCCAAGCTAGGTGGGATCTTGAAAGTTCTTGCTGATAGTTACAGAAAACAGTGCTCAGCTGTTGAAATTCTCAAGATGTTCCTTCAAACTGTGAGATG TGATTTTGGATCTCTTGCTGAGCATGTCAAGGATGGTTCTAGGACTTCTGTTCAACAAAGTCAGCAGCAAGTTCATGGTATCCCGTCACAGATGATGCCTCAAGCTCAGGCTGCACTTCGACTACAACAGCAA ATGTCCAGACAAATGAATCCCCAGATGCAGCAAATGGTCCTCCCCCAAAACTTGGGTTATCAACAGCAGCAACATCAGCTGCAGCAACAGCAGCTGCAGCAAAAACAGCTGCAGCAGCAACAGCTGCAGCTTcagcaacagcaacaacaacagcttcagcagcagcagcaacaacagctgcagcagcagcagcaacaacaacagctgcagcagcagcaacaacagctacagcaacagcaacaacaacagctgcagcagcagcagcatcAACAACAGCTGCAGCAGCAGCAGTTAGAGAGAATGCGAAGACGGCAACCATCAACTCCTCGCCCAGGTGTGGATGCGGATAAGGATAGGCCCATGGTACAGGTCAAGATTGAAGCTGCATCAGATTTGCCTATTGATAGTAATTCCTTCAACAATTTCAacaatagaaatcaacaaatgcaGTTCAGGCAGCAGCAAATGGCTGCAATGTCAAATTTCGCAATGTCAAATGTCCATGGTCAATCCAGTACTCAATTTAGACCGATGGGTTCATTGCAGATTCCCCAAATGCAGACACA GAACATGGGTGTGCCGAGGGCTCCGCCAGTGAAGGTTGAAGGTTTTCAGGAATTGATGGGTGGCGATTCTACCCCAAAGCATGAGTCAGAAGAAAATAGGCTGACTTCTCCCCCAAGTAAATAG
- the LOC133037092 gene encoding uncharacterized protein LOC133037092, producing the protein MSGFLSPYRGERYHLNQYADRNPSGKRELFNYRHSSLRNVIERCFGVLKARFPILKQMPSYDLKIQKYIVIACCGIHNFIRTNAEKDVYFDGDEDIPEVQDATIQSTHETLNDSVEFSISRDQLREMANVRDEIADHIWKANRR; encoded by the coding sequence ATGTCTGGTTTTCTTTCCCCATATCGAGGAGAAAGATATCATTTGAATCAATATGCAGATCGTAATCCTTCAGGAAAAAGGGAGTTGTTCAATTATCGACATTCGTCTTTGAGAAATGTCATCGAGCGGTGCTTTGGCGTATTGAAGGCTCGCTTTCCTATTTTAAAGCAAATGCCTTCCTATGATCTAAAAATACAAAAGTACATTGTGATTGCCTGTTGTGGAATTCATAATTTTATAAGGACAAATGCAGAAAAAGACGTATATTTTGATGGAGATGAAGACATTCCTGAAGTACAAGATGCTACTATACAAAGCACCCACGAAACTTTGAATGATAGTGTTGAGTTTAGCATTTCAAGAGATCAACTTCGTGAAATGGCTAATGTCCGTGATGAAATTGCTGATCATATATGGAAAGCAAATCGACGATGA
- the LOC133037093 gene encoding uncharacterized protein LOC133037093 yields KEPCRNSALSGHEYVMEVLHGHDSRCYDLFRMDKDVFKLFCGVLKEKNLLKNSRYLSVEEQVAMFLFVIGHNERHRVIVERFQHSTSTTSEYFRKVLKEVCRLSKELITPPLFNVVPSEIRFNPKYYPFFKVKKFILSLNCVGAIDGTHISAHVPINEQIPYRGLKVDTTQNVMCICSFDMKFTYVVAGWEGSANDARILSECATNPDYEFPGPPNGKSYQTYYVY; encoded by the exons AAGGAACCGTGTAGAAATTCGGCCCTTTCAGGACATGAGTATGTAATGGAAGTGTTGCATGGTCACGATAGTAGGTGTTATGATTTATTCAGAATGGATAAGGACGTCTTCAAACTATTTTGTGGTgttctaaaagaaaaaaatttattgaAGAACTCTCGCTATCTTTCCGTTGAGGAGCAAGTTGCTATGTTCTTATTTGTCATTGGACATAATGAACGACATCGTGTAATTGTTGAACGATTTCAACACTCCACCTCAACTACATCTGAATACTTTAGGAAAGTTTTGAAGGAGGTATGTCGTTTATCCAAAGAGTTAATTACTCCACCTTTGTTTAATGTAGTTCCTTCAGAAATTCGATTCAATCCAAAATATTATCCATTTTTCAAggtaaaaaaatttatactatctctt aATTGTGTAGGAGCTATAGATGGGACCCATATCTCTGCTCATGTCCccattaatgaacaaatacCGTATCGAGGTCTAAAGGTGGATACAACTCAAAACGTCATGTGTATATGTTCATTTGACATGAAGTTCACATATGTTGTAGCGGGATGGGAAGGATCAGCTAATGATGCACGAATTCTTTCAGAATGTGCCACAAACCCAGATTATGAATTCCCAGGTCCACCCAATGGTAAGTCTTATCAAACTTATTATGTTTATTga